Sequence from the Rutidosis leptorrhynchoides isolate AG116_Rl617_1_P2 chromosome 3, CSIRO_AGI_Rlap_v1, whole genome shotgun sequence genome:
GGAGTGCGTCCTCTAACTTCACCAAATAGACAGAATCCAAATATATCTTTCTATCGACGTAAATGAAGGAGCACTTACTACGGTGTCTTTATCCGTCAAAAAATGACGGTTAAAAAGACGTATCTATTGTTACTGGTCTTATTAACTACTCCAAACTTTAGAATTTAgccagtaataatatattaatattaagacgTTGAATACGATGTCTCAAAAGAATGACCAAACAAAATTAATATTACTCTATAACACTAATTATTAAAAATCCCAACACCTTAGTCACATACTCGTTTGTATTATATTATGTTTAAGTCCCGCGAAATTGCGGATTATAAGCTAGTATGTAATGGAACAAAAAACCTTATACACGCCCAGATTTTGAATAACATGAAATGGAACAAAATCTTTCAAGAATTCCACCTAAATTATTAAATCATACATAcataaatagatagatagatagatcgtAACAATACTTATACCGGCCTTGACGTTTCTTGTTTTCAACAAAACCGTAAGACTGGGTGAAACTAATGACATAATCATCCAATCGATGAAGGTAAAATAAAGCAGATTCATTAGTTTCAACCAATCTAATATCTAATATATAGCTTATACTACGGTTGTAATGTGTAAAGGTGACGTGAAAAACGAAATTGTTACTTTTATGATGATCATGACTTGCGATGGCATCTTTGTTTTGGCTTCTGAGTGGTCAGCTTTTTGCCAAACATACACATGCCACCGCAGCCTGCAGATACCTTTGGTGAAGGAGGGTCAACTGTGGGTCCAACTTCCATAGTTCGATATGGTTTCGAGGTTGATCTTGGTGGCTCAGTTTTTTCTCTATTGACTCCAGTTTTTAGCTTCATATCCCCTGATAACAATTTATCATCCCAAATAAGTCCAGATGAACCTGATCTTCTAAAAGACACATCTGATCTTGGTAACCCAGCCATCAAAACTTCTCTTTTTTAACAGGCTCAAATTGGGCGGGTCAGACTTGTATGACTTTTTATCTCTTTAATCACAACTGGGTTTGGTATTGTGTTTTGTATGGTTAATTGTCTAAGGGGTATATATACTAGAGGATATAGATGATGACAAATGAAGCATAAAAGAGGGTAAAGTCATGAGATGATATCTATTTAGGAGTGTGAAATTACATGATTGTCCTACTCCAACTCTTACGTTCTTGAATTATCGCGGTTCAATCAATACTTTCTAAGAAAATATCAGTGATAACAACTACTAGTACGAGTATAATTTAAAATAGGCGTCAGTATTGAATGTTTCCTAGTAAGGAAGTAGACAAAGTCAATACAAGATCATGACCAAATATTCAACATGGAAAAAAAATAAAGTAGGAATATATCAACTATGAAAGCATATATGTTACATACTCCTTCAAGTCCAGTTACCATTATCATGTATGTTGTTACTACATAGTTGTAgttttgattttggaaaatttataTCTAAGAACAAGAAAATGAATCATGAGCTTTAAAGGAGGCTATTTTGACCCATATGAATAGGTAGATTGAGGTTATGTTATATCTAttctatctataatctataataacTGATAAGAAAAGGAAAAAGTTTAGCTAAGAAGGACAAAtttcaactaaaatatcccataATTATGGCAATACAATTTTTAAAGTAATTATGTATGAACAAAAAATTCTAAGTAGACAATAAAGttgaagggttttttttttttaacctgatACCAACCCAGCCCATTTTGCTGTTAGTAGATTAAAGTATAATTTCCTTTTTTTCAATCAAGATGACAACAATCTATGAACTGCAACGACATAGCTAGATTATAAACATCAAAAACTGATGGTGACTTCAACTACTCTACTAGTTCTAAAAAACCATATGCTTTCATATTTGATCTCTGATCATTATATAAACATCAGATTCATCATGAACAACTTCATACATGATTTTCAGATCTGAGCTCTGATCATAATAAACATCAGATTCATTGTAAATCAATCTGTTAGACTGTTAGTGTTGGGCACGATCAAATGGTTTGTGCTTAGGTCGGATCACTGTGTTGTTCAAGATGGTTCTAATCAATCTGTTGGAGTCCCTCGTGTTAGCATTAGTTTATTGTGGCCCATGTATATGGCCCAGCCCATtgtaatatctatatatatgtgtGTTGTATAATACTTGTATCTTGACTTGATTCTTGTTTTAAAATCAAGCAATCATGAAACAATGATATATGATTATGTATGTTATATGGCCCAGCTTCTCTAATTGATCGTGTTGCTAGTTTGGCTCATAAGGATGGTCGTGCTCTGAAAACTCATGCGAGGCTTCTTGTAAGATTATGTGGGAAAACGTTCAAAGGATCAAAGGTTCGTTGGTAAAAAAGGGACTGGACAAATTGGTTCATCCAACAATTATAAGCTACACATAAAAGATAAAAAGAAATAAGTTATCCCTTCAATCAAGTCATTTAGCTTGAACGGAGAGGGAGGACATATAGAAAGCGGTTCAACCAGGATCATACCGATCTGATACCATGTTAGACAGTGAAATTTCCCGTAATCATAACTTTATTATAACGCGGTATTTATAGGATATATAAACCCTAAAACTACATAAACCCTAATGGACCCTAGACCCACATACGAACTCGGGCCTTATTATCTAATCCGTCTAACACTAATCAACCTGTTGGAGTCACTGGTATTAGCATTAGTTTATTGTGGCCCATGTATATGGCCCAGCCCATTGTAATCTCTATATATATGTGTGTTGTATACTATGATCTTGACTTGATTCTTGTATTAAAATCAAGCAATCATGAAACAATGATATATGATTATGTATGTTATATGGCCCAGCTTCTCTATTTGAGCATGGTGTTGCTAGTTTGGCTCATAAGGATGGTCGTGCTCTGAAAAATCATGTGAGGCTTCTTGTAAGATTATGTGGGAGAACGTTCAAATGATCAAAGGTTCGTTGGTAAAAAAGGGACTGGATTATGGGAAGGAAGAGACGGTTGCGTGTAAATCAAAAAAGAAGTCGAAGAAGAACGGTTTGGGTGGTGACATTTTATTTGCTCTATGCGATGAGGAAGATGATTTTGCGTTGGATGGTCATTCCGATGCTTTTGAAGGGTTTTTTGAAATGGTTACGGTCGAAGGTAAGTTTGTCGCGTGTTCAATGGCTTCCCCTTCCTATTCACTAAAGGTATATTCATACTCTTCTTTATCGGGAAAATTCGTACTTGTTGAAAAGGTCGATGGTAAGTTATCAAAACCGGGGTTGAGAGGTAAAAAAAAACTACTATTGACGCGCATTTGCCTGGATGTCCATGAGTTGATTTGTCGATTGGGTTTTGTTGTGCTTGATCGATTTTTGTTGTTGCCCTGTGTCTTATTTTCTTGGACATGTTTGTTGGTTAATGTAAGatcctatattttttttttttatcttattttTAGTTGCTGTTTATGTAGATGTTTTGTTTCTTTGATGTTTTATATTATTGTTAGTTTAGTTTGGTTTTGTTTGGTAGCATCCCGGTTGTTTCTTGCTTTGTTTCCGACTTGACTCGCCTGTAGATGGTCTTTAGGCTACTTTGGTTTTAGGATCGCTTTTTGATTGCGAGGTTGACCGGTTTTGGGTGTATCGGTTTGTTAAATTCTTTCAAGGTTAATGAAGGAGTGTGGTTATATAAGTTATTGTTTTTTTTTGGGGAAATATAAAGCAAGAAACTTTACAGGTAAAGTATTTTTAAAACACTTCTTAACAAAACACTTAGGAGTAAAACATAATTTAATGAAATTAATAAGCTCTCGAAATTTTGGGTCAAAAGTAATTGATAAAAAATTTGATGATTGATCATCATAGATCCATCCCTACTTAAAAATTTGCTCATCAAAGCCCCACCTAAACTCGGTCCTTACCGAGTCGTGACTCGTTCACTTCCATTATTGTTCCCACGATCCAAAATTAGAACTTTTGTACAAACCCTTTTCCCTCAGTCTACCCCTTCTTTCCCTTCCACATCTCACTCATAAAAACACTTTTAATCTATTCCCCATTTTTGTAAACAAAGGGTTTGATCCCAGAAAAATCCAATCTTTTTTATAAAAAGTATCTCAGATTTTATGTTTGAGTAAaaaacaattttttatttttttttctattggGTACATGGGAATTGAGAGTACATCATCATCAAACTCAACAAGCCCAGAACGAAATTACAGTAGTAATATGGATACACAAGTTTTGTTGAATGTATATGATCTTACACCTGTTAATTCATATACTGTCTGGCTGGGTTTTGGTATTTTTCATTCGGGTATTCAAGGTTAGCAATAAATATTTTGGCTTTGATCTAATATTTCAtctttataatttttttgtttcaAATTGTTTACTGTACAAGATATGGGTTTTGTTTAGTATTTAGTCATATGATATATGTTTTATTTTATGTTTAAAAGTTTAATGTTAGATGTAGTCCTTGTAGGGGTTGTTGAACTGTAAAGATGTGTTCTTGATATTAGGCTTATTGCCTTATTGGTGATTATGAGTATATGATTCATGAATTTTCATTCTTGTGTTAGCTATAGTGATTTGGGTTTTGCTTATATAAAAGTTTAAGGGTTGTTGATAACATTGGTTACGTTTTCCACACCAGCTTGTTAGATACTTAATTAAATCCCAAGAATTTTATGCTGTTCTTTCAAATTCGGAGTCGAAAGTTAAATGATTTGGGCTTTATTTTGTTTGTTTTGTATTTGGTGATAACTAGCGAGAACTGATCGCGCGTTGCCGCTAGTCCCAACTATGTCTTTTAGTATATATGAAACATTGTTGGCGAAAGTTAGCCGAAAATTGTAGGGAAAAAGAAGGTTAAAAATAGCAAAATAAGGAGCGTAACGTTTTTGTGAGAAaaataagttttaaaaaaaaaaggtaaaacGTTTTTGTGCAGGCCTTTAGTAAAAATTGCAGAGGAAAATGTGggggaaataaataaataaataaaaaaaaattactgtagCTCATTAATGGACCTTGTGTGTACAACTATTTTTGCACAGCGTAATAGCCGATAAAGCTTGGGAGGGGGTACAATTCACCATTAGTACCCCAACTATGTCTATTAGCATATGTATATAatgaccattttttttttttttttgcgaaaaatACATATACCATATGGTTTTGTAGTTTAATTCGGATTTGGAGCTTCAATAGGGTATTTAGTGTTAAAAGGTTTTCGAATGGTGGTCAATTAGTTTTGTAGATGATCATTGGGATGGTATTGCTTTAACTTCAAATTGTCAGTACAGTTATTCGGGTGtacttttttctttttcttttttgaaaggcaaactcacacacccacaTAATATTAACACGGATATATACACCACGAAatgtcctaagcaggactcgaactCTCAACCTCAAGGTTGTACGGGTGACCTCGATACCGCCAAGCCATTGACTCTTTGGTAAATACTTTACTTTTTTCTTTTATGTTTGATGATATTTGTTTGGTAGAACTGATTAAAACTTCCATTTGTCTTTGCTTCTATGTAATGTTTGATTCTTTTGAGCCATGTGTTCTTAGTTAGTTTTATTAGTGATCATATGACTACATGTTTATGGCTTTGTAGATATTGAAGATTGTTTGGGGTGTTATTATAGGCAACGGTTTTTTAATAATACTCTTAAGCTTGTAAACTCGTTTATTTGTTATGGATCCTTTAACTGTTAAAGATGTCATCTTGGTGAGCTTTTTTTGGTGATCTCCATTAAAAGTTTGTTATTAAATACCTAATGGATATGTTTGTTTGTTACTTAACTTGCAACTAAATGAAATGCATGGATTATAATTTTGCTAACCTTCTAATCTTTTTAACCATTTTGTTAATGTAAGAATTTGGGATACTTGTGTAGTTTATGGTAAGGAATACGGGTTTGGAGCACACGATTTTCCGATTAGTGGCGTGTTTGAAGTTGAACCGAAGTGTTGCCCAGGTTTTGTTTACAGATGCTCGATTCCGATTGGGCATGTAAACAAATCACCATCCGAGTTTCGGGAATTCATTGAAACCGTGGCTTCGGAGTATCACGGGGATACTTATCATCTTATTTCCAAAAATTGCAACCATTTTACGGATGACATTGCACAAAGATTAACGGGCAAAGGGATACCCGGATGGGTCAATCGACTTGCAAAACTAGGTGTGTCCAATATTCATTATTAGTTCattcttcttatttatttatttatttatttatttttgcttGTTTTGCGAGTAGGGATTGATTtgggttattttttttttatcattaatgacTTAATCGGTTAAATAAGTAAAAACCCGTAGCTTAATAGGAAGCTGTTAGGAACTCAAAAGCCGTCTAAAGTGtaattttaatttattaaaccTTCCGAAGCAATTTATCTATAAGAGACTAGATTATTACTGAAGCAATATAATTCTGTAATCGTATTTGACACACCATTTATTTATTTGGATAATAACAGTTTTTCCGGGTGAACCCGAAGGCGGACTTATTGGTTTTTGGTCATTTTTCGCAGGTGCTGTTTGTAGTTGTCTACTTCCTGAAAGCCTTCAAGTAACGACAGTAAAACAGCTACCAGAGTATCATAATTGTGGTATGTGTTCTTTTTGCCATGCGTTATTTCTTTTTGATTTGGTGTTCAATACTTGAATGTGATTAAGATTAGGCCCTTTGTTCGTACTAGGAAAATATAGTAGTTTCACTTCAATACTTGAATGTGATAAAGATTATAGTTGATCATGGTTTAGATAATTTAATATCACGATAGGTGGTTGTCTCACATCATGTTGTACATGTTAACACCATAAACTGATTATGTGGCGACTTAAGATAACTTAAAATCTTGATCATAACACCATAAACTGATTTATGTGACCCTTTTTAATGCATTAAATTTTCTTACTTTTTATGATCGATTTGCAGAAGAAGATGGGACCGCCTCGGAGTCAACCTCAAATGCTCAAGAACCTTTAGACTTTTGTGATGTGGGTGAAGACAAATACCTTCTCTCAGCAGCAGATTCGAGTGATGTAGCTTTTATTAAAGAGGTCTCTAGATGAAGATAAAAACAACGTTTTTCGTACAACCAATTTGTCGATTGCAAGTGAttcctttatttatattttttttgcaCTTCTGGTTTGTTGTTGTACAATCAA
This genomic interval carries:
- the LOC139898401 gene encoding deSI-like protein At4g17486, whose product is MGIESTSSSNSTSPERNYSSNMDTQVLLNVYDLTPVNSYTVWLGFGIFHSGIQVYGKEYGFGAHDFPISGVFEVEPKCCPGFVYRCSIPIGHVNKSPSEFREFIETVASEYHGDTYHLISKNCNHFTDDIAQRLTGKGIPGWVNRLAKLGAVCSCLLPESLQVTTVKQLPEYHNCEEDGTASESTSNAQEPLDFCDVGEDKYLLSAADSSDVAFIKEVSR